The Chitinophagales bacterium genome contains the following window.
CTTTATTGCATCAAGCCTGTCATTGTATTCTTGATTTTATCAGTAATCACCCTGATTTCGGTTTGCTCGTTCTGGATGCAGGTTCAGAAGATGGTAGTAAAGAATACCTGAGGAAAATTGCCGGTGATTACCCTAATACTGTAGCAGTGCTTATTGAAGAAGATAGACCGAGCTTTAGTGAAGGGGTAAACAGAATGTTTAAAAGAGTTCTAGATTTTTTTCCTGCCGCAACTGAGGGTTTGCTATTTGAAACAGACAATCTTATCAAGAATCAGCAGCCTGTTTTAGATGCAGTAAATCTTTTGAGGGGAAATGATTTGCTTGGTGCTGTAGGATTTACTGTTCAGAATCTTCAAGGTTTATTTTTAATTCCGGGATCAACTTTTCTTAAGATATCAGCGACTATCCTAGGGCTGCAGTTAAGCGATAAATTTGGACTTGAGAGGATGCAACTAAATAACTGGCAAAAAAACAGTGCTATTAAGTGGCATTATTACGATGTTTTATATACCAGTCCGCTACTTGTTAAAATTGATGCATGGAGAAAAAGTGGAGGCATGGATGCTGAGAACTTTCCATTTGCTGAGTCTGATGTACACTGGGCATGGAAGTTAGCACAGGCTGGATTTCGGAAAGCAATCATTCAATGTACTGGTATAATTCATGATAATCAGAGTACGGTTTCTGCTTGGTCTGCTAAAAGGGTGTATGATGTACATAAGCGACGACTACGCTATATGTATTTAGTGAAAGGTAGGTCTGCGGCTGCTTTGATGCGCTTTCCGCTTGCAGCACGGCATTTAATTGAAGCGATGTTTTTTTTCTTCAGTTTTAAAAATAAAGAAAGAGTGCAGGAGCGTCTTAGGATGGTTTACTTGGCACTTAAATATTATCCCTAAATATGAACTTAATAAAGTACATAAAGTCAAAACCTGTAATAGTTGCTATTTTTTATCGGTTACAGGATTTGTTCAGAAAGAGAACTATTGATAAGCAATATAAAGACCTTTCTGATTACTGGAAAAAGCGGATAGATAAAGTTTGTGCTGCTGAAATCAACCAGTTAATAGAAAGAGTTCCCAATGCTGGAACTATCGAATATGGGTATCAGGTTATGCATAATGGACTTAAAGTGAGAATTGGAAGCTATTATGGATATGGCGAATCTTTTGATGCAACGCATTTAATGTTACAAATGAATAAAGGCGTGCATGAACCTGAAGAAGAATATTATTTTAAGGAAGTATTGAGAAGGCTTAGTGATAATGCTGTAATGATTGAGTTGGGTGCTTACTGGTCTTATTATTCAATGTGGTTTAATAGTGAAATCAAGGGTGCAAAAAACTATATGATCGAGCCTGATGCACGGTCTCTTTATTCAGGGAAGCAGAATTTTTCTTTGAATGGATTGCAAGGTAATTTCTTTCAGTATTTTATAGGTCATATGTCTGATGAATCTACTATGCCGTTTACTGTCTCAATTGATGATTTCTTGGCCCGGCAGCAAATAAATAAAGTAGACATTCTTCATTGTGATATACAGGGGTATGAGCTTGACATGTTGGCTGGTGCTGTAAATGCACTTAGTAAAAAGAGTGTAGAATATATTTTTATTTCTACGCATTCTCAGGACCTGCATCGAGACTGCTTAGATTTCTTAAAGGGGTATGATTACTACATATATACGGAGATTGACCTTGAGGCAATTAGTTCTTTTGATGGTTTGATTGTTGCAACAAAAAAACAATGGTAATGGCTATTCGTGGGTTATTAAAGTACTTATTTGAAAAGGCGGGTTATCATGTCAGCAGTAAGCAGTTTATGACTGATGCTGATTATCTTAGGCAGTTAGTAAATGCAAACCGAGAAAATGAGGTTGTCATTTTTGATGTTGGAGCTAATGTTGGCAATTATACTGCGAGAATGTTAGAAATTGCTTCGAGAGCTTCTGTTTATTGCTTTGAGCCATTCGAGTCTTCATTCAATCAACTGAGTAACCGATTTGCCAGTCAGGAATTAGTTAAGCCTGCGCGTTTAGCATTGGCTGATTTTATAGGCGAGAAAAACTTTTATGTAAACAGTGCTTTCAGTGAAACAAACTCACTACTGAAACCTGCTTCCCTTGAACAAGCTTCAGTTGTGCAGGTTGCCTGTACAACAATTGACGCAGTAGCAAAGTCGTATAATCTGAATACAATCCATGTATTAAAAATTGACGTTCAGGGTGCTGAGTTGGCTGTTTTAAAGGGTGCAACAGCAATGTTGAGTAGCAAAAAGATTGATTTAATCAGGGTTGAAGTCATTTTTGATAGATTGTATGATGAACAATCATTTTTTGGTGAAACACTCAAGTATTTAAATGCGCATGGGTATAAATTTTCAGGATTTATAGAACCAGTTTACAATAACAATATTATGCTTTGGTCAGATGCAATCTTCGTTAAATAAGTTGAATCATTATAGCGTCTTGCTCTATAGAAAGAGTGTTGAAAAAAGCACGAATACTTTCTTATTTATTTTTTTGTTTACAATATTAAGTGGGGTATTACGAAAATGGGTTTTTACAAGTTATAGTGTGGGAAATATTATTTTCTTTTTCCAATTGCTGGTGCCTTATGTATTATTTACGAACGAAAATTTCAAGTTTAATAAAGTACTTAGTAATAAGCTGATAGTTTTCTTTGTTATTTATCTTATTGCTGGAGCATTTAATCCTTTACAAAAGTCAGTTTTGCATGGAGGTGTTGGTATACTATTACACTTTTCATTTTGGTTTTTGGCTTTCTTTTATCTGGAAAATAGGGTTTACTTTGATGCACGAAAATGGATATTAGTTTTAGTTGTTGTTGCTTTCTCCGAAATTTTTTTAGGGTTTATTCAATATGGCCTTCCTCAAAAGCATTTTTTAAATCGTTATGCGGCGGAACAAAATGTTGGCAATATTATCGCAGAAGTTGGTACTGCTGTTAGAATTACCGGGACATTTTCGTATATCACTGGTTTTAGTTCTTATCTATTGTTTCATGCATTATTTGTTTGGGGTTTAATCATATATCAATATCGCCCTGCTGTTACCCTGTCACTGATGCTTGGAGGACTTGTTGCCTGTTTTATGAATGGCTCAAGGGGTGCAACTTATGTATACATCTTAATCATGCTTTTTTTCTTAATTTTTGAAGCAAGGAAAACAAATATTTCAAGTTTTATACTTAGACTAATTGTACCATTTGTAGTTGTGTATTTGGTTATATTAGCACGAGGGCAACTTGGATTTGAAACAACTGTTTCTACTGCATTTGATAATTTCCAAACACGTAGAGAAACCTTAGCAGAGTCTGGTGAAGAAAAAAGCCGAATTCTGTGGGATTATTATGCTATAAGAGATTTTAAAGGTGAAAATCCAATATTCGGTATCGGTATTGGCTCTACCTATCAAGGAGCTATTGTATTATGGGGTGCATCTGAGGCATTACAGCAATACGGTTATATTGAGTCTGAGCTTGAGCGTTATGTTCTGGAAGGCGGATTTATTTTATTGTTTATTAGACTTCTTATGACCTTCTTTTTTTGTAGAAGTTTGGTTGTTCCTTGGCAGACTAAATGGCTAATTGGCGGCTTAACTTTTATTGCTCCGATTACATTTAATATTTTCAATATTGTTTTCTTTATGACAGGAATTATTTTTTTAGATCAGGCTTATTATCATAAAAAATCTGGAATGTCGCTTTGAGTGATGTTAAGCAAATTACTCTACATACTCGATAAGCCCATTCAAAACAATCTCCCCTATCGCCTAATGGCGAAAGAAAAAGCTATTCAGTCGAGTGTACTATATATACAATCAGGTTCTATACCTGGTTCTGTTGAAGCCATCAATGAATCTGTCACCAAAGTTGAATTAGGGGATGCATACAATTATGCATTTCTACCCCACAAGCTAATCAAAAAGTTAGGCTACTTGATACAGC
Protein-coding sequences here:
- a CDS encoding FkbM family methyltransferase; translated protein: MNLIKYIKSKPVIVAIFYRLQDLFRKRTIDKQYKDLSDYWKKRIDKVCAAEINQLIERVPNAGTIEYGYQVMHNGLKVRIGSYYGYGESFDATHLMLQMNKGVHEPEEEYYFKEVLRRLSDNAVMIELGAYWSYYSMWFNSEIKGAKNYMIEPDARSLYSGKQNFSLNGLQGNFFQYFIGHMSDESTMPFTVSIDDFLARQQINKVDILHCDIQGYELDMLAGAVNALSKKSVEYIFISTHSQDLHRDCLDFLKGYDYYIYTEIDLEAISSFDGLIVATKKQW
- a CDS encoding FkbM family methyltransferase → MAIRGLLKYLFEKAGYHVSSKQFMTDADYLRQLVNANRENEVVIFDVGANVGNYTARMLEIASRASVYCFEPFESSFNQLSNRFASQELVKPARLALADFIGEKNFYVNSAFSETNSLLKPASLEQASVVQVACTTIDAVAKSYNLNTIHVLKIDVQGAELAVLKGATAMLSSKKIDLIRVEVIFDRLYDEQSFFGETLKYLNAHGYKFSGFIEPVYNNNIMLWSDAIFVK